The DNA region GAATAGAACACCGCGCCACCACCGTCGGCCTTGGGTCGCAGCAGCCGGCCTAGTCGCTGCGCCTCCTCCTGGCGGGACCCGAAGGTGCCCGAAACCTGCACGGCCACCGACGCTTCCGGCAGGTCGATGGAGAAGTTGGCGACCTTGGACACCACCAGTGTGGAGATCTCACCGCGGCGGAAGGCGTCGAACAGCTTCTCGCGCTCGGCGTTGCGGGTGGACCCTTGGATCACCGGGGCGTTCAACTGCTCGCCGAGCTCGTCGAGCTGGTCGAGATAGGCGCCGATCACCAGGGTTTGCTCGCCGGGGTGCTGTTTGAGGATCGAGCGCACCACCGCGATCTTGGAGTGCACCGTCGAGCACAGCTTGTAGCGCTCCTCGGGCTCGGCGACCGCGTAGGTCATCCGCTCGCTCTCGGTCATGGTGACCCGCACCTCGACGCATTCGGCCGGCGCGATCCAGCCCTGCGCCTCGATGTCCTTCCACGGCGCGTCGTAGCGTTTCGGCCCGATCAGACTGAACACGTCGCCTTCGCGGCCGTCCTCGCGGATCAGCGTCGCGGTCAACCCCAGCCGCCGGCGTGACTGCAGATCGGCGGTCATCCGGAACACCGGCGCGGGCAGCAGGTGCACCTCGTCGTAGACGATCAGGCCCCAGTCGCGGCTGTCGAAGAGCTCCAGATGCCGGTATTCGCCCTTGGTGCGCCGAGTGATCACCTGATAGGTGGCGATGGTGACCGGTCGGATCTCCTTGCGCTCACCGGAGTATTCGCCGATCTCGTCCTCGGTCAGTGAGGTGCGCGCCACCAGTTCACGCTTCCACTGCCGGCCCGAAACGGTGTTGGTCACCAGGATCAAGGTGGTGGCCTTGGCCTTGGCCATCGCCGCGGCGCCGACCAGCGTCTTGCCCGCGCCACAGGGCAGCACCACCACCCCGGACCCGCCCGACCAGAACGAGTCCACGGCCATCTCCTGATAGTCGCGCAGCTGCCAGCCGTCGGGCCGCAGCTCGATCGGATGCGCCTCGCCGTCGACGTAGCCGGCCAGATCCTCTGCGGGCCAACCGATCTTCAGCAACATCTGTTTGACCCGGCCGCGCTCGCTGGGGTGCACGAGCACGGTGTCGTCGTCGATGCGGGCACCGAGCATCGGGGCGATCTTCTTGTTGCGCAGCACCTCCTCGAGCACCGCCCGATCCAGGCTGACCAGCGTCAGGCCGTGCGCCGGGTGCTTGACCAGCTGCAGGCGCCCGTAGCGGGCCATGGTGTCGACGATGTCGACCAGCAGCGGCTGCGGCACCGCGTACCGGGAGTAGCTGACCAGCGCGTCGACCACCTGCTCGGCATCGTGCCCGGCGGCACGGGCGTTCCACAACGCCAGCGGGGTGACGCGGTAGGTGTGCACGTGCTCGGGAGCACGCTCGAGTTCGGCGAACGGTGCGATGGCCGCGCGCGCGGCGCCCGCCTGCTCGTGATCGACCTCCAACAGCAGAGTCTTGTCGGACTGGACGATCAACGGGCCGTCTGTGCTCATGGGTTCATTATCCGGAGAGCTCCGACACCGTGCTCGGCGCTACGACTCTTCGGGCGCCGAGGACACCGAGGTGATCCGGTGGATCGAGAACTCCCGCATCTGCCCCGACGCCGCATCGAACGCCACCAGCTTGCCGCCCAACACCTGGGTGGGCGCCACCTCCCGCTGGGTGGCCACCCCGGCGGCATCGACATAACCGATCAGCACCGTGGCCCGTTCCATCGCCGCCCGCCGCAACATGATCATCGCGGTCACCGGCTCGAGCCGGATGTTGTCGAACGGCGCCGAGGTCACGGTCCGCAACACCCGGACCAGGGAATGCAGGCTGTCGTCGCCCGGCGCGGTGGGGGCCCGGCCGCCGCGGCGTTCGGCCGGGGTGTGCACCCGCATGCCGCGCCGCTTGATGTCGACGATCGTTCCGGTGGCGTCCTCGGCGGCCGGGGCGAAACCGGCGTCGCGCAACGCGCCCAGCACATCGGCGATCGGGGCCTGGGCCACCGCCACCGTGGGGGCCAGCAGCCGCAGGCCCAGCGTCTCGGCGGCCGGCACCGCGACCGCCTGCGCGAGCAGCACGGGATCCTCGCAGCGCACGAAGGACGCCGCCAATCCGATCCGCAGCTGCCCGTGCCGGCGTGCGACGTCGTCGATCAGATACCTGAGCCCCTGCGGCACCGGGGTCTTGGAATGCTGCTCGAAGAACGCCTGCAGCCCGGCACCGGTGCGGCCCGCATCCAGCGCGGCCCGGATGGTCTGCTCGGAGACCCGGTACACCGTTGCCGCACCGGCTGACTCGACCGTGGCGACGACGCCCAATTCCTCGGCGAGTTCCCGCTTCAGCGGCCCGGGCACCACCACGGTCAGATCCGCCTGCACCAAGAAATGATCGATCGGCTCGGGCAGGGCCTTGGTCATGGCGGCCACCGCGGCGGCGTTGCCGACCTCGGCCAAGGCGTCCGGCGATGCCGGCGCGCCGGCCAGCAGGACCCGCCCCGGGGAGCTGATCGCACCGCGGCCCAGCACGCCGAGCGCGTGGGCCTCGTCGAGCAGTTCGGCCACCGGCCCCGGCTGCAACCGGTTGGCCCACCGCGGCCGGCGCCAGACCAGGGCCCGCGAGGCCGTCACGGCGTCGACGCCGGCGCCGGCGGGCAATTCGGCCAGCATGCCCAGCAGCAACCGGCGGTCCAGCGGGGCGGCGGTGGAGAACAGTGGTGTCGACAGTGCGGCCCGGGGCTTGCCGTCGGGGCCGCGACTGCCGATCAGGCCCGGCCGGGCCGCCAGCTCCAGCCAGGTGGACGCCAGCAGGTACCAGCGTTCGGCGGTGGACTGTTCGGCGAACCGGTCGGCGAGCACCGTCGGCGCCCAATACGGCCCGTCGGCGTCGGGCCAGTCCCGTTCGTCGACGCTGGAAGGATCGGGGAAGTCCGCCGCGATCAGCCGGGCGGTCGCGGCCAGCTCCAGCAGCAGACCCAGTCGGGTTTCGTCGATGCCGGTCGTCTTCGCCAGCCGCTTGACCTCGCGAATCCCGAGCCCGCCGCCGCGCAGCTCCGGTGCGGGGCTCTCGCCCAGGCAGGCCAAGACCACATCGAGCTGACGCAACACGTCGAGCACGGCGCCGGCTGCCGTCGCATCGACGTCGGCGGCGGTGGTCTGCGACACCACCGGGTCGGGTGCGTACAGCGTCAGCGGGCCGGGCTGTTCGCCGCGCAGCACCTGCCCGACGATCCGCGGCAGGATCACCGTCTCGTCGTCGACGCGCCGCAGCAGACCCGCGGCCAGCAGCTGCGGTACCGGCCGTTCCGGGGGCGCATCGGGGGCGGCGTCGCGGGTGCGTCCGATCGGCGAGCCGGTCAACAGTTTGTCCAGCAGGTCGCGCTGTGGCGCGTCCAGATCGGTGATGGTCTCCCCGAGGGCGGCGATCTGCGCGTCGTCGTACCCGGTGTCTTCCCGGGTCACCTGGCCCGGGAACCACGGCAGACCCGCACCCGCCTCGGCGACGATCCGCAGCACGCCGTCCGGCTCGGGCGAACCCCAGCACAGTGCCCGTTCGATCAGATCGGCCACCGCCTCGCGCACCGCCTCGGCGCGGGCACGGTCCCCCAGCAGGGCCAGCAGATCCCCGAGCGATACCCCGCTGACGTCGGCGTGCAACTCCAGCAGGGCATCGAGGACGGCCAGCCGCAGAAAGTCCAGCTCGTCGGTGGCGGCGCGCACCGACTGGCGGGCCTGAGCCCGCGCCGCCAGCGCGGCGATGCTGCCGGGCGGCGGTTGGGCAAGGTCGGGTCGCAGCTTGAGTAGCCGGATCAGATCTTCGTCGGGAAGGTCGGCCAGCCACGATCCCAGCGGCACACCCCGGGCGCGTTCGGTCATCGACGACCAGCGTAAGGCCCAACCGGTGAACGCCGTCGATTGCGACCTGTCAGAATGGGTCCGTGGCTGGAAACCAGGACAAGAAGAATCACTACGTCGACAACGGTTGGCCTCAGACCGACGGCGAGCCGGCCGTCAGCGAGCTGCGTACCGACCGCACCGGCGCCCTGTCGCCGTTCGGGGACCTGGAGTTCCCGCTGCCGGCCGAAGAGCTGCCGTACCTGCATCCGGTCACCGTCGTCAACCGGTAGGCGGTGACGCCGTGACCGGGCCGCTGTCCCACCTCGACGAGCGAGGCGCGGCCCATATGGTCGACGTCGGTGCCAAGGCGACCACCAAACGTGTTGCGGTCGCCGGCGGAGTGCTGCGCACCACCGCCGAGGTGATCCGACTGATCTCCGACGGTGGGCTGCCCAAAGGCGACGCACTGGCCACCGCGCGGGTGGCCGGCATCATGGCGGCCAAACGCACCAGCGATCTGATCCCGCTCTGCCACCAACTGGCCCTCACCGGGGTCGACGTGGACTTCGTGATCGGGGAGGCCCGGATCGACATCACCGCCGCCGTGCGCACCACCGACCGCACCGGGGTGGAGATGGAGGCGCTCACCGCGGTGAGCGTGGCCGCGCTGACGCTCTACGACATGATCAAAGCCGTGGACCGCGCCGCGGTCGTCGACGACATCCGGGTGCTGAGCAAGGACGGCGGCCGCACCGGGGCCTGGGAGCGCGGATGAGTGCCCGGACCGCGAGGGTGATCATCGCCTCCACCCGGGCGGCGGCCGGGCAGTACAGCGACCGCACCGGACCGATCATCGCCGACTGGTTGGTGCAGCGCGGTTTCGCGCCGGTGCAACCCCAGGTCGTGCCCGACGGCGAACCGGTCGGTGTCGCATTGCGGGCCGCGGTGGCCGACCGGGCGGATCTGATCATCACCTCCGGCGGAACCGGCATCTCGCCGACCGACGACACCCCGGCCCAGACGGTGGCCGTGCTGGACTACGAGATCCCCGGACTGGCCGACGCCATCCGCCGATCGGGGCTGCCGAAGGTGCCGACCTCGGTGCTGTCCCGCGGCGTGTGCGGAGTCGCCGGCCGCAGCCTGGTCGTCAACCTGCCCGGATCGTCCGGTGGTGTGCGGGACGGGCTCGGGGTACTGGCCGACGTGCTGGAACACGCCCTCGACCAGCTCGCCGGCGGAGACCACCGATGAGCGGCCCCGACGCGGTGGTGCTGCGCGCCGCGGTCACCGCGGATCCCATCGTGCTGGCCGAACACGAGGAGTTGGTGGGCCACCGGGCCGCGGGTGCCATCGTCGGATTCGTGGGAATGATCCGCGACCACGATCACGGTCGGCAGGTGACCCGGCTGGAGTATTCGGCGCATCCGTCGGCGCAGCAGGTGATGGCCGAGGTGTTGGCCGAGATCGCCGAGCGGGCGGTCGGGGTCCGCGCGCTGGCGGCCAGCCACCGGATCGGTGCGCTGCACATCGGTGACGCCGCCCTGGTGGCCGCCGTGGCGGCCGATCACCGCCGGGAGGCGTTCGAGGCCTGCGCGCTGCTGGTCGACACCGTCAAGGAGCGGCTACCGGTGTGGAAGCACCAGTTCTTCGCCGACGACACCGAGGAGTGGGTCGGCTCGGCCTGATCGGCCGGTACCGACGAAAAAGCGGGGCCGACTGTGTCGAACAGCCGGCCCCGCTTTTCTCGTTGTCTGTCAGACGACCCGGTTGGGCTGCTGCGCGAACGCGGCCAGCGCGTCGTTGCCGCTGATGTTCTCCGCCTGGACGGCCTGCCACAGCTGCTGGTGGAAGCCGACCGCAACGGCGTCGCGGTTGCCGTCCTGCCCGGGAGCCGGAGCGGGAGCGACCTCGTCGCCCGGGGCCGGTGCTTCGGGAGCCGGGGCGTCGAAGGCCGGAGCCTCGGGTGCCTCGGGAGCCGGAGCCTCGGGCGCCGGGGCCTGCGGGATCCACCACGGGGCCTCGGGTGCCGGGGCGGGTGCCTCGGGGGCGGGGGCGTCGAAGGCCGGAGCCTCGGGAGCCGGAGCCTCCGGGGCGTCGAAGGCCGGGGCCTCGGGTGCCGGGGCCGGTGCTTCGGGGGCGGGGGCGTCGAAGGCCGGAGCCTCGGGCGCGGGAGCCTCCGGGGCCGGCGGCATCCAACCGGCCGGAACGACCGGCGCGGCACCACCCTCGGCGGGCGCGGGAGCCTCCGGGGGCGGCGGCATCCACCACGGTGCCGGCTCGGGAGCCGGGGGCGGGGCCATCGGGTTGTCCAGGGCTACGGCGTCGCCCGGGGCGTCGGCCGGCGGTGCCTCCGGAACGTCACGCTGCGTCGGGCCGGACAGGCCACGACCGCAGACCGGCCAGGCGCCGCGGCCCTGGGTCGCGAGCACCTTCTCGGCGATCGCGATCTGCTGCTCGCGGCTGGCCATGTGCGCCGACGGGGCGTACTTGCCGCCGCCGTGGCCGCTCCAAGTGCTCGGCGCGAACTGCAGCCCGCCGTGGTAGCCGTTACCGGTGTTGATGGCCCAGTTGTTGCCGGACTCGCACCTGGCGACCCGGTCCCACTCGTCATCGGTGGCTGCGCCCGCGTGCCCGGCAAGGGCGAGGCTGCCGCCGCCGATCACGGCGCCCGTGAAGGCGATCTTGGCGATGTTGACGTTCGACTGGGTGGGCTTGCGATGCCGTCCACTCATACGGTGGTGAAATCC from Mycolicibacter sp. MU0083 includes:
- a CDS encoding molybdenum cofactor biosynthesis protein MoaE, producing the protein MSGPDAVVLRAAVTADPIVLAEHEELVGHRAAGAIVGFVGMIRDHDHGRQVTRLEYSAHPSAQQVMAEVLAEIAERAVGVRALAASHRIGALHIGDAALVAAVAADHRREAFEACALLVDTVKERLPVWKHQFFADDTEEWVGSA
- a CDS encoding DNA repair helicase XPB, translating into MSTDGPLIVQSDKTLLLEVDHEQAGAARAAIAPFAELERAPEHVHTYRVTPLALWNARAAGHDAEQVVDALVSYSRYAVPQPLLVDIVDTMARYGRLQLVKHPAHGLTLVSLDRAVLEEVLRNKKIAPMLGARIDDDTVLVHPSERGRVKQMLLKIGWPAEDLAGYVDGEAHPIELRPDGWQLRDYQEMAVDSFWSGGSGVVVLPCGAGKTLVGAAAMAKAKATTLILVTNTVSGRQWKRELVARTSLTEDEIGEYSGERKEIRPVTIATYQVITRRTKGEYRHLELFDSRDWGLIVYDEVHLLPAPVFRMTADLQSRRRLGLTATLIREDGREGDVFSLIGPKRYDAPWKDIEAQGWIAPAECVEVRVTMTESERMTYAVAEPEERYKLCSTVHSKIAVVRSILKQHPGEQTLVIGAYLDQLDELGEQLNAPVIQGSTRNAEREKLFDAFRRGEISTLVVSKVANFSIDLPEASVAVQVSGTFGSRQEEAQRLGRLLRPKADGGGAVFYSVVARDSLDAEYAAHRQRFLAEQGYGYIIRDADDLLGPAI
- a CDS encoding MogA/MoaB family molybdenum cofactor biosynthesis protein; this translates as MSARTARVIIASTRAAAGQYSDRTGPIIADWLVQRGFAPVQPQVVPDGEPVGVALRAAVADRADLIITSGGTGISPTDDTPAQTVAVLDYEIPGLADAIRRSGLPKVPTSVLSRGVCGVAGRSLVVNLPGSSGGVRDGLGVLADVLEHALDQLAGGDHR
- the moaC gene encoding cyclic pyranopterin monophosphate synthase MoaC, with product MVDVGAKATTKRVAVAGGVLRTTAEVIRLISDGGLPKGDALATARVAGIMAAKRTSDLIPLCHQLALTGVDVDFVIGEARIDITAAVRTTDRTGVEMEALTAVSVAALTLYDMIKAVDRAAVVDDIRVLSKDGGRTGAWERG
- a CDS encoding helicase-associated domain-containing protein, whose protein sequence is MTERARGVPLGSWLADLPDEDLIRLLKLRPDLAQPPPGSIAALAARAQARQSVRAATDELDFLRLAVLDALLELHADVSGVSLGDLLALLGDRARAEAVREAVADLIERALCWGSPEPDGVLRIVAEAGAGLPWFPGQVTREDTGYDDAQIAALGETITDLDAPQRDLLDKLLTGSPIGRTRDAAPDAPPERPVPQLLAAGLLRRVDDETVILPRIVGQVLRGEQPGPLTLYAPDPVVSQTTAADVDATAAGAVLDVLRQLDVVLACLGESPAPELRGGGLGIREVKRLAKTTGIDETRLGLLLELAATARLIAADFPDPSSVDERDWPDADGPYWAPTVLADRFAEQSTAERWYLLASTWLELAARPGLIGSRGPDGKPRAALSTPLFSTAAPLDRRLLLGMLAELPAGAGVDAVTASRALVWRRPRWANRLQPGPVAELLDEAHALGVLGRGAISSPGRVLLAGAPASPDALAEVGNAAAVAAMTKALPEPIDHFLVQADLTVVVPGPLKRELAEELGVVATVESAGAATVYRVSEQTIRAALDAGRTGAGLQAFFEQHSKTPVPQGLRYLIDDVARRHGQLRIGLAASFVRCEDPVLLAQAVAVPAAETLGLRLLAPTVAVAQAPIADVLGALRDAGFAPAAEDATGTIVDIKRRGMRVHTPAERRGGRAPTAPGDDSLHSLVRVLRTVTSAPFDNIRLEPVTAMIMLRRAAMERATVLIGYVDAAGVATQREVAPTQVLGGKLVAFDAASGQMREFSIHRITSVSSAPEES
- a CDS encoding transglycosylase family protein; this encodes MSGRHRKPTQSNVNIAKIAFTGAVIGGGSLALAGHAGAATDDEWDRVARCESGNNWAINTGNGYHGGLQFAPSTWSGHGGGKYAPSAHMASREQQIAIAEKVLATQGRGAWPVCGRGLSGPTQRDVPEAPPADAPGDAVALDNPMAPPPAPEPAPWWMPPPPEAPAPAEGGAAPVVPAGWMPPAPEAPAPEAPAFDAPAPEAPAPAPEAPAFDAPEAPAPEAPAFDAPAPEAPAPAPEAPWWIPQAPAPEAPAPEAPEAPAFDAPAPEAPAPGDEVAPAPAPGQDGNRDAVAVGFHQQLWQAVQAENISGNDALAAFAQQPNRVV